One window of Colias croceus chromosome 6, ilColCroc2.1 genomic DNA carries:
- the LOC123692288 gene encoding protein lethal(3)malignant blood neoplasm 1-like isoform X1 gives MCAAKKCLLILGIIGLTLQVDGVDKYTDENRPYEFGFSIDGEQHRHEKKDENGIIMGEFGFITADGVYHVTVYATDEQGRFKILSMKNIRVKPYPSAASQNARQGHSLSLPNTQNSLPASSSGISTPTNEAKQQLQTQFTQPENHQNSKVSTFQLPPASPVKSCSHCSLPTTTTLAPKFANPISQSFDSQINQAETLSSFNNDQNKNVQNTENNNYNQNTYSNGQPNNPSYGINNNPILNNGPNTQYPQDYNSNVQNSQSVSQSGYGLENNPSYGNVAPSPEGLNQQISNFNSNINQYSNGLRNDGVSSYPGTIPDTQVNAQKPNEFANPISQSYGSKFENNPTGFSGSRNPKRYEPESGLVGPQNALPGINRNALESTNLPEIPPEKPMLISAQMQIVDKNTDIYHKNPGESDGLPEGVTKDYMERVLYVFNYTVGFHGHFEKGYANGAKQGYYYVTGRNGVRTRVDYEADEKGFRPKISQEVLDLLSDEVPKPETEKEPKYGLKSYEFKWLYFPVESKQQK, from the exons ATGTGTGCGGCCAAGAAGTGTCTTTTAATTCTGGGTATCATTGGTCTTACACTTCAAGTGGATGGGGTGGACAAGTATACAGATGAAAACAGGCCATATGAATTCGGTTTTTCAATAGACGGCGAACAGCATCGCCACGAGAAAAAAG atgAGAATGGAATTATTATGGGAGAGTTTGGATTCATAACAGCTGATGGAGTGTATCACGTCACCGTGTACGCTACTGATGAACAAGGACGTTTCAAAATATTGTCTATGAAAAATATCCGCGTAAAACcat ATCCCTCAGCCGCTTCTCAAAACGCCCGGCAAGGACATTCTTTGTCATTGCCAAATACTCAGAACAGTTTACCAGCATCATCAAGTGGAATTTCAACTCCAACGAATGAAGCAAAACAACAACTTCAAACACAATTCACTCAACCTGagaatcatcaaaattctaaAGTGTCAACGTTCCAATTACCACCTGCGTCACCGGTTAAATCATGCTCTCATTGTAGCTTACCAACTACGACAACATTAGCACCTAAATTTGCAAACCCAATATCACAATCATTTGATTCGCAAATAAATCAAGCAGAAACTTTGTCAAGTTTTAACAatgatcaaaataaaaatgtacaaaacacagaaaacaataattacaacCAAAATACGTATAGTAATGGACAACCAAATAACCCTTCATATGGTATAAATAACAACCCAATACTAAACAATGGACCTAATACTCAATATCCTCAAGATTACAATTCTAATGTCCAGAATTCGCAAAGTGTGTCACAAAGTGGATATGGATTGGAAAATAATCCTTCATATGGAAATGTGGCTCCCTCACCAGAAGGATTAAATCAACAAATATCTAATTTCAATAGCAATATCAATCAATATTCTAACGGTTTAAGAAATGATGGCGTTTCATCATATCCAGGTACAATACCAGACACACAAGTAAATGCTCAGAAACCAAATGAATTTGCAAACCCAATATCACAATCATATGgttcaaaatttgaaaataaccCAACAGGTTTTTCAGGAAGCCGTAACCCAAAAAGATATGAACCAGAATCTGGATTAGTTGGTCCCCAAAATGCATTGCCAGGAATAAATCGAAATGCATTAGAGTCAACAAATTTACCTGAAATACCGCCGGAAAAACCTATGCTTATTTCAGCACAAATGCAAATTGTCGATAAGAACACAGATATTTACCACAAAAACCCAGGTGAAAGCGATGGCTTACCAGAAGGCGTCACTAAAGATTATATGGAGCGAGTTTTATACGTGTTCAATTATACGGTTGGATTCCATGGACATTTCGAGAAGGGTTATGCCAATGGTGCAAAGCAaggttattattatgtaacagGCAGAAATGGTGTAAGAACTCGTGTTGATTATGAAGCTGATGAAAAGGGATTCCGTCCGAAAATTAGTCAAGAAGTGCTTGATTTATTATCTGATGAAGTGCCAAAACCTGAGACAGAAAAGGAACCAAAATATGGGCTCAAGAGTTATGAATTTAAGTGGCTGTATTTTCCAGTTGAATCAAAGCaacaaaaatag
- the LOC123692288 gene encoding protein lethal(3)malignant blood neoplasm 1-like isoform X2 yields the protein MGEFGFITADGVYHVTVYATDEQGRFKILSMKNIRVKPYPSAASQNARQGHSLSLPNTQNSLPASSSGISTPTNEAKQQLQTQFTQPENHQNSKVSTFQLPPASPVKSCSHCSLPTTTTLAPKFANPISQSFDSQINQAETLSSFNNDQNKNVQNTENNNYNQNTYSNGQPNNPSYGINNNPILNNGPNTQYPQDYNSNVQNSQSVSQSGYGLENNPSYGNVAPSPEGLNQQISNFNSNINQYSNGLRNDGVSSYPGTIPDTQVNAQKPNEFANPISQSYGSKFENNPTGFSGSRNPKRYEPESGLVGPQNALPGINRNALESTNLPEIPPEKPMLISAQMQIVDKNTDIYHKNPGESDGLPEGVTKDYMERVLYVFNYTVGFHGHFEKGYANGAKQGYYYVTGRNGVRTRVDYEADEKGFRPKISQEVLDLLSDEVPKPETEKEPKYGLKSYEFKWLYFPVESKQQK from the exons ATGGGAGAGTTTGGATTCATAACAGCTGATGGAGTGTATCACGTCACCGTGTACGCTACTGATGAACAAGGACGTTTCAAAATATTGTCTATGAAAAATATCCGCGTAAAACcat ATCCCTCAGCCGCTTCTCAAAACGCCCGGCAAGGACATTCTTTGTCATTGCCAAATACTCAGAACAGTTTACCAGCATCATCAAGTGGAATTTCAACTCCAACGAATGAAGCAAAACAACAACTTCAAACACAATTCACTCAACCTGagaatcatcaaaattctaaAGTGTCAACGTTCCAATTACCACCTGCGTCACCGGTTAAATCATGCTCTCATTGTAGCTTACCAACTACGACAACATTAGCACCTAAATTTGCAAACCCAATATCACAATCATTTGATTCGCAAATAAATCAAGCAGAAACTTTGTCAAGTTTTAACAatgatcaaaataaaaatgtacaaaacacagaaaacaataattacaacCAAAATACGTATAGTAATGGACAACCAAATAACCCTTCATATGGTATAAATAACAACCCAATACTAAACAATGGACCTAATACTCAATATCCTCAAGATTACAATTCTAATGTCCAGAATTCGCAAAGTGTGTCACAAAGTGGATATGGATTGGAAAATAATCCTTCATATGGAAATGTGGCTCCCTCACCAGAAGGATTAAATCAACAAATATCTAATTTCAATAGCAATATCAATCAATATTCTAACGGTTTAAGAAATGATGGCGTTTCATCATATCCAGGTACAATACCAGACACACAAGTAAATGCTCAGAAACCAAATGAATTTGCAAACCCAATATCACAATCATATGgttcaaaatttgaaaataaccCAACAGGTTTTTCAGGAAGCCGTAACCCAAAAAGATATGAACCAGAATCTGGATTAGTTGGTCCCCAAAATGCATTGCCAGGAATAAATCGAAATGCATTAGAGTCAACAAATTTACCTGAAATACCGCCGGAAAAACCTATGCTTATTTCAGCACAAATGCAAATTGTCGATAAGAACACAGATATTTACCACAAAAACCCAGGTGAAAGCGATGGCTTACCAGAAGGCGTCACTAAAGATTATATGGAGCGAGTTTTATACGTGTTCAATTATACGGTTGGATTCCATGGACATTTCGAGAAGGGTTATGCCAATGGTGCAAAGCAaggttattattatgtaacagGCAGAAATGGTGTAAGAACTCGTGTTGATTATGAAGCTGATGAAAAGGGATTCCGTCCGAAAATTAGTCAAGAAGTGCTTGATTTATTATCTGATGAAGTGCCAAAACCTGAGACAGAAAAGGAACCAAAATATGGGCTCAAGAGTTATGAATTTAAGTGGCTGTATTTTCCAGTTGAATCAAAGCaacaaaaatag